A section of the Carya illinoinensis cultivar Pawnee chromosome 12, C.illinoinensisPawnee_v1, whole genome shotgun sequence genome encodes:
- the LOC122290064 gene encoding uncharacterized protein LOC122290064, whose product MEGCLIVDPVGRRGGLVLMWKYQKEVEVINYSNWHVNVLVKGEKEGSDWHFTGFYGHPETGKRRLSWELLREALEECGLVDIGCKGNGFAWSNKQEDLSFTKERLDRFVINNSCRTLFKELKVENLIGRCSDHLPILLTGGDGDYNRRRSRVPFRFEACWIKQEGCEQAVKQGWEKWIVDSEPIQKVKTKLSVCSGILSSCFKESDKGRTKEIETISKRIKELQGELSQEGMTELKHLQERVGTLLEQEDIK is encoded by the exons ATGGAAGGGTGCCTAATTGTGGATCCAGTTGGAAGAAGAGGAGGTCTGGTGTTAATGTGGAAGTATCAGAAGGAAGTGGAGGTGATCAATTACTCAAACTGGCATGTCAATGTTCTGGTTAAAGGGGAAAAGGAAGGGAGTGATTGGCACTTTACTGGTTTCTATGGCCACCCTGAAACAGGAAAAAGAAGGCTATCATGGGAATTATTGAG AGAAGCCTTGGAGGAATGTGGTTTAGTTGACATTGGATGCAAAGGTAATGGTTTTGCCTGGTCAAATAAACAAGAGGATCTATCCTTTACAAAGGAGAGACTAGACAGGTTTGTGATAAATAATAGTTGTAGAACACTGTTTAAGGAATTGAAGGTGGAGAACTTGATTGGGAGATGCTCAGATCACTTACCAATCTTGCTCACTGGTGGTGATGGTGACTATAACAGAAGAAGGTCGAGAGTCCCATTCAGGTTTGAGGCTTGTTGGATCAAGCAGGAAGGATGTGAACAAGCAGTTAAGCAGGGATGGGAGAAGTGGATAGTTGACTCTGAACCTATACAGAAAGTGAAAACTAAACTAAGTGTTTGCAGTGGCATACTGTCATCTTGCTTTAAGGAGAGTGATAAAGGCAGAACTAAGGAAATTGAAACAATTTCAAAGAGAATTAAAGAGCTACAAGGGGAGCTTTCTCAAGAAGGGATGACTGAGTTAAAACATCTGCAAGAAAGAGTTGGTACATTACTGGAGCAGGAGGATATAAAGTGA
- the LOC122290065 gene encoding uncharacterized protein LOC122290065 has protein sequence MEEMEEVWKRLRLNDEEEQPIEIQQNTIGALRLKGERSLVGKIISDRRIGKEVVRSMMENVWKVSKPLEFYEIRSNCFITTFVTRRDKVRVLEGCPWLFDSYLLVIKEFDGETKPSRIEFDHACLWVQMLDLPLSYMNQKMGEVIGSSIGEVKEVDVQEDGSAWVRCLRVKVKCDLRRSIARGRTILVDGKKSWIPFRYEKLPRMCFGCGRIVHEKEGCKVEEGISGQYGVWLRAMPQARKNYGRGGGKQTKVRSEESEDHLRSNCVNEENEGGNNKHNFGDEEVEVSEESSKVMMLNEEQLIVMKQEVNKELTKSYVNVEDVQTIVEESRLMVEKLNSNEANQVPDNKKATRWKRRTIARPKSGKYSNPYSMLKRNHESIEGASEVVSEGKRIKGDVEMVCNDDRLGVVAAEQHHLAL, from the coding sequence ATGGAGGAAATGGAGGAAGTATGGAAGCGTTTGAGATTGAATGACGAAGAAGAGCAGCCGATTGAGATCCAGCAAAATACGATTGGAGCATTGAGGTTGAAAGGTGAAAGAAGTCTGGTAGGGAAGATTATTTCAGATCGAAGGATAGGAAAAGAGGTGGTGAGGTCGATGATGGAAAATGTATGGAAAGTTAGTAAGCCACTGGAATTTTATGAGATCAGGAGTAATTGTTTCATAACTACTTTTGTTACTCGAAGAGATAAAGTGAGAGTGTTAGAAGGCTGTCCATGGCTATTTGACAGTTATCTGCTTGTGATTAAAGAGTTTGATGGTGAAACAAAACCTAGTAGAATAGAATTTGATCATGCATGTCTATGGGTACAAATGCTGGATTTGCCATTAAGCTATATGAATCAGAAGATGGGGGAAGTTATAGGGAGTTCGATAGGGGAGGTGAAGGAGGTGGATGTTCAGGAGGATGGATCTGCTTGGGTAAGGTGTCTAAGAGTCAAAGTGAAATGTGACCTAAGGAGATCTATAGCTCGAGGGAGAACTATTCTAGTAGATGGAAAGAAAAGCTGGATTCCTTTTCGATATGAGAAATTGCCTCGGATGTGCTTTGGTTGTGGTAGAATTGTACATGAAAAGGAAGGTTGTAAGGTTGAGGAAGGGATTTCTGGTCAGTATGGTGTGTGGCTTCGAGCTATGCCTCAAGCTAGAAAGAATTATGGCAGGGGTGGGGGGAAGCAAACAAAGGTTAGGAGTGAGGAGAGTGAGGATCATTTGAGATCTAATTGTGTaaatgaagagaatgaagggGGGAATAACAAACATAATTTTGGTGATGAGGAAGTGGAAGTGAGTGAGGAGAGCTCCAAGGTGATGATGCTTAATGAAGAACAGTTAATAGTAATGAAGCAAGAAGTGAATAAGGAACTTACAAAGTCCTATGTGAATGTGGAAGATGTGCAAACTATTGTGGAGGAAAGTAGGTTGATGGTTGAAAAGCTGAATTCAAATGAAGCTAACCAGGTTCCAGATAATAAAAAGGCTACTAGATGGAAGAGAAGAACTATAGCTAGACCTAAGTCAGGTAAGTATTCTAATCCTTACTCTATGTTGAAAAGAAATCATGAGTCGATTGAAGGTGCTAGTGAGGTGGtaagtgaaggaaaaagaataaaaggagATGTTGAGATGGTCTGCAATGATGACAGACTAGGGGTGGTTGCTGCTGAGCAGCACCACCTGGCATTATGA